TATCTGGTGGGCGGCCTTGGCAACGACACGCTGGATGGCGGCACGGGTAACGATACGCTCATTGGCGGACCGGGCAATGATGTCTACATTGTCAGGAGTCCAGCGGACACGATTATTGAACGCCCCAACGAAGGCAACGATACGGTACAAGCCGCCGTGAACTATACGCTGCCGGATCACGTTGAGAATTTGGTGCTGATTGATAACGCCAGAACTGGCACGGGCAACACCCAGAACAACCGCATCACGGGTAACGCGCTGAGAAATCTGCTGCGAGGCGGCGCGGGGAACGATACGCTGGTGGGGCTAGCCGGTGCGGATACCCTGCTGGGAGAGGAAGGTAACGACCTGCTGGATGGTGGGCGTGGCCGGAACATCCTGACAGGCGGACAGGGACGAGATACGTTTGTGTTTGGCGTGGGCAGGGGGCTGGGTCGCAGCATCGTAACGGACTTCAATCTGCGTCAAGATCGGATTCTGGTGCGGGGGACGGGGCTATCGGCCGGACGAATTGATGCTGCCCAGTTTATCCGGGGGACAAGTGCTCGTCGCCAGAGCGATCGCTTCATTTACGATGCCGCTACGGGTCGCCTATTCTTTGACCCCGACGGCACGGGCAGCCAGCGTCAGGTGTTGATTGGCACGCTGAGCAATCGACCGTCGCTGGGCGCAGGGAATATTATTGTGGGGTAGGATTATTGTGGGGTAGGTTTGCATAGCCCATCGCATTCGCATTATGGAGCGAGGTATAGCCATGACCCACACCCTTGCTGAGCCGGAGGTTTATCAGGGACAGTTTGGTGAGTTCACGATTACGAAGGGCGATCGCCTGGGGGTCGTCCTATATCGGGCGGCGCTGATGGTGGCGGCGCTGTGTTTTGATGTGGGCACGGGGCTGGTGCTGGGGCGCGGCGACGACCCGACGGTGCTGCGGTGGCTGAGTCCGCTATATACGCTGTTTTCGCTGGCGCTGGGCGCGAGTCTGCTGCTGATTCACATTTATATGAAGCCGCTGCATCGGGCGCTCCAGGCGTTTTGGCTGGTGGGGGCGATCGCGGCGATCGCCGTTGCCCACCTGTATCCAGAGCCATTCGTGCAGTCAGTCTATCTGCACCCGCAGACCCTTCTGGGCGTGGGGTTTACTTTTGCTGCGCTGACGGGCATTTTCTTCAAAGAAGCGTTTTGCTTTAACCGTCTGGAAACGAAACTGCTCACGCCCCTGGTGCCGCTGCTGCTGCTGGGTCACCTAGCGGGGGTATTGTCACCGGGCATCGAGAGCAAGCTGCTATTGGTCTGGGCGATCTTGATGCTAATCTTTGCGGTGCGAAAGTGTGTCCAGGCAATCCCGCCGGATATCGGCGACAAGAGCGTGTTTGAATATCTCCGGCAGGAAAGCCAGGTCGCTAAATCAGCTAAATCAGCCGATTAGGTAAGCTGACCCATGAGCTGAATCGGGTGCGCCTAAAGAACTGAGTAGACGACAAAATCCGCAAAATCAGCATGAACCGAGCGCGGCGTTGCCCAGGAGGGGTCTTCTCCGCCAAAGAAGGTAGAAAACAGGATGCCGTCGATCTGAAGCTCTGGCACGGTGCGGAATGTCACACCCTGCTTGTCTAAAACCTGACGGCCGTTGAACCAGACACGGATGCGGCCATTCGCCTGACCAGGCGTATTTAGCGTCACTTCCTGATCGATGCGATGCCAAACGCCCGTGCTAAAGCGCCAGTTGCCCCGCCCAATCGAGGTGCCATAGCCCCGGCTGGTTGGCAAATAGGCATAGACTTCCCCTGCGCCATTCTGCCGCCACATAAATCGGGTTGAGAACCCATCGGTGCCATTGGGAATGCTGCCACCCGTATTGCCTCTGCCGCCATAGAGTCCGGGCAGCTTGCCGCCGCGCACAAAGCTGAAATTGCTGGAAAACCGCACAGCATAGCTGAGCCGCACTGCTTCCTGGGGGCCAATGGGCAAGCGAGCGAAGAACTGGCTGCCGCCCAAGGGCACGTTATATCGGCTCACGGCTCCGGGGCTGATTGAACCCTGGGGATAGCGGACGCGCAGGAACAGGGGATGAGTACCGCCCCGTTCGCTTGCGATCTGTCGATTTTGCGGGCCAAAGCCGCCGCGCGTCTGCACACCCCAGCGCTGTTCCCAGCCTTGTCCAAAGTTGCCGCGCCACAAAACTCGCGATTGAGTCGTCGCACGGCTGAGCAAAGTAGGATGGGAGGATTCTGCTGACGGTGCAGCGTCAGTGAGATTGGCTGTACCAGAAACTGCAAGCGGCGTGTATGAGCAGCTTGTAGCTGCTGCCAGCAGGGCGATCGCCCACCGTGGAAATCTTGCCTGAACTTGTGTCATGGTTTATCAATCCAGCAACGACTTTCATTGAAGAAGTTGAGTAGGGTCAGCGGCCAGGCGCAGACGCTCAGCTTCTCGAACTCTTTTACAAATGATTTGAAATCTTTACAGGCAAGTTTCTGTGAAGATGTGGAGAGAAGACGTGGAAGCTCCGGGGTTCAGGAGGGACCGATTCTCGATTTCGGATTTGCGATTTGGCTTGCCAGCCAAGGGGCTGCGGGGCTTTCCGCAGTTTCACCTGTAGCGTCGCTCAGGAGAATTGATATCAGAACTCGAAACTCTCGCAGTTCCAAGCCCCCTCGCGCCTGCATTGCAGAGCAACAATCCTCAACTTCCGCCACCGCAAGCTTTTACAGTTTGTAACGTTTGCATTGAGCCGGGGGGCCAACCCACGCCGTAGACTTGATGAATGCATGGCACTTGGCTTCTTGGCACTTGGCTTCTTGGCACTTGGCTTCTGGCTGTGCTTGCTTCTAGTCTTATATTCAGGGCGCACCCCAGTTCTGCAAGTTTGCCCTCATCCCCCAGCCCCTTCTCCCAAAGCGGGAGAAGGGGAGCCGGATTGGAAGTCCCTCTCCCGCTTTGGGAGAGGGATTTAGGGTGAGGGGTACAAAAGTGGGATGCACCCTATCTCCAGCTTCATCCTTCATACACAGGTCTTTTTTAAGAACTATGTTTCCCATTCAGCGTCCTCGTCGTCTCCGCAGTCATCCCCAGTTGCGCCGCATGGTCAGCGAAACGGTGCTGAACACCAGCGACCTGATCTATCCGCTGTTTGCGGTGCCGGGGGAGGGAATGGCGACCGAGGTGCGGTCGATGCCGGGGGTGTACCAACTGTCGATCGACAAAATCGTAGAGGAAGCAAAAGAAGTCTACGACTTGGGCATTCCTGCCATCATTCTGTTTGGCATTCCCGCCGACAAGGACACCGACGCGACGGGGGCGTGGCACGATCACGGCATTGTGCAACTGGCGGCAACGGCGGTGAAGGAAGCCGTGCCCGACCTGATTGTGATTGTCGATACCTGCCTGTGTGAATACACCTCCCACGGGCATTGCGGCTATCTGGAGGTGGGCGACCTGACGGGGCGCGTGCTGAACGACCCAACACTGGAGCTACTCAAGAAAACCGCCGTCTCGCAGGCAAAGGCAGGAGCGGATATCATCGCGCCGTCGGGGATGATGGATGGCTTTGTCAAGGCGATCCGCGAGGGGCTAGACGAAGGCGGGTTTCAAGATATTCCGATTCTGTCCTACGCGGCGAAGTATGCGTCGGCGTATTACGGCCCGTTCCGCGATGCGGCCGAGTCATCTCCGCAATTTGGCGATCGCCGCACCTATCAGATGGACCCTGGCAATCGCCGCGAAGCCCTGAAGGAAATTGAGCTAGACATTGCCGAAGGGGCAGACATGTTGATGGTCAAACCTGCGCTGTCCTATATGGACATCATCTGGCAGGTCAAGCAGGCATCCAACCTGCCTGTCGCGGCGTATAACGTTTCAGGCGAGTACGCTATGATCAAGGCAGCCGCTCTCAATGGCTGGATTGACGAGCAGCGCGTCGTTTTGGAAACGCTCACGAGTTTTAAGCGTGCTGGGGCAGACTTGATTCTGACTTACCACGCAAAAGATGCCGCCCGCTGGCTGGCTTCTGGCTCGTAGCATCTGCCCTTTAACCATTCACCTTCCCAATCCTGACCTTCCTGGCCCTCTACCCAGGTAGCTCTAGCACGGGTTTTCTTCGGCATCATCGCTCGGCTTCTGTTACGGTTCGACGTTTGCTTCGGAGACTTGAAAGCTGGGGTGCTTCGCTTTGCCAGGGTGCCAGTTTAGTTCAGATATCGTTTAGGCCTGAATAGGCGCTTTAAGCGCCGATTTTCGGCATTTAGTTCAGCAGGATTTTAAGTAGGCGCTTGTTTTCGTGAAGCAGGCGCAGGAATACTTGTAATCCTGGCTAGATGGCCTAGAATTGACAATATTCTGTAGGCATAAAACTCTAAGTGGACAGAATCTTAACTGTCCTATCTGCTGATCAAGGGCATAAGTTTGCCAGGACGCAGAGGAGATTTTGAGTAGCCTGTAGATGTTGCCTTGCGGAGCGATCGCCACAAGCCCCCTGTATCGACGGGCGATCGCACAATTTGCTCTCAACCCAAGCCTCTACGGTTGATTTTTACTACTTTTTCCTGATAGAGGAAACTCCTTTTGTAGGGAGGATTTTAGGAATTCCATCCTTCTGTCTGGTTTTCGTCCAGACTAGTCTTCGGCCAAAAGGTAGCAAGCAGAAGGTGGCAAGGAGATCAAAACCGCATCTACAGTTCACCGGTTCGAGAATTGCTGCTCATAGATGATGATCACAAGTTGCTGAATCACAAATTGCTGAACTGATGTAGAAACGGGTCTCTTTAGAAACTGGTCTTTTATTCTTTTACAGGTCGCGGCTCTGAGACGCTGCGTGTTCTTTGTTGATTTATGAAATACACGATTACTCATACCGGAACGGACTGGTTGCTGAAAATCTGGGAACCTGCGCCTGTTGACAGCGCACGAGATCTGCCGTTTCTTTACAAAATCAAGTTGCGGTTTAGCTCTGAGAAAGAAGCGTTGATGGTGCTTGACCACTACAAGATGCTCTACTCAGGCACGAGCCATCTAGAGATATCAGACATGGGGGCGCTCATGGCAGTCTAGATTGACTAGATTAATTGTGATTGACTAGATTAATTGTGCCCAGATTAATTGGGTTTAGAAACGGTGAGTGGCGATTCCCAAGATTCCCAAAAAGATTGCTTCGGGAAAGATTGCTTAGGGACTATTCTAGAAACTGCTCTAGAACTCTAGAGAAATTGCTCTAGAACTCTAGAAATTGCTCTAGCAATCACTCCCACTTCTTCTTTCCTGAAACACTTCACTCATCCGAACACAATCCGAAAAGAAGTCAGTCCCCTTTTGCAAAGTTTCTGCCAAGCCTTTTGTTCGGTTCTGCGGTTGCAGGGTTTCTCTTTTGCGTAGGTTCCTAGGGGCGGCGATGGGCCATTGTGGTACTCGCCTGAGCTACAGGCATGAGAATTACGTCGTTGATATTGACATGGGCGGGGCGCGTGGCGCAGTACAGCACTACATCGGCAATGTCCTCAGCCGTTAGCGGTGTAAGCCCTTGGTATACCTTGCGAGCGCGATCGCCATCTCCATGAAACCGCACCTCGCTAAACTCGGTTTCCACCATGCCCGGATCAATCGAGGTAATTCGCACAGCGGTTCCCAATAAATCCAGCTTGAGGCACTCCGTCAGGCTTTTGACGGCGGCCTTCGTGGCACAATACACATTGCCGCCGGGATAGGGCTGGTGTCCGGCGATGGAGCCGATGTTGATCACATGGCCGCGATCGCGCTGCACCATCCCAGGGAGAATCGCCCGCGTAACGTAGAGCAACCCCTTCACGTTGGTGTCGATCATTTCTTCCCAGTCTTGCACCTGGCCTTCGTGGAGCTTGTCTAGCCCCCGGCTTAGCCCTGCATTGTTCACCAAAATATCGACCGCCGCCCAGTCTTTGGGCAGTGCGCTCAGCGTAGACTCGACCCTGGGGCGATCGCCCACATCCAGTTGCAGCAGCAGCGTCTCCGTTCCAAACTGGGTCTTGAGCGCGGCTGCTAGCTCCTCTAGCCGCTCCAATCGCCGCGCTACCAGAATGAGCCGCGCCCCTGCCTCCGCAAAAAAATGGGCACAAGCCGCACCAATGCCGCTGCTTGCACCCGTAATCAGAACAATTTGGTTTTGGATAGAAGCCATTGGAGGGGTCAGGTTTTAGGAATCCGGATTCATCCTATCACCCGCCCCGGCTTTCCCTTGCCGGAACCCTCGCTCGTAAGCCTAAGCCGTGATCCTAAGCCGTGATCCTAAGCCGTGATCCCCAGCCATGCTCCTAAGCCGCTGCTCCTAAGCCGTTGCCAGGGCAGGCTCTGGACGCTTGCTGTGGCGAATGCCTTCGATGGCTTCGGCATAGTCCTTCGCGCCGAAGACCGCAGACCCGGCCACGATTGCGTTTGCGCCTGCTTCCAGCACTTGCCAGGTGTTGTTCACCTTCAGCCCACCATCGACTTCGATCCAGGGGTCGAGGCCGCGCTCGGCGCACATTTCGCGCAGCTTGCGGATCTTGGGCACCACTGCCGGAATGAAGCTCTGGCCGCCAAAACCGGGGTTGACGCTCATAATCAGCACCAGGTCGCACACCTCCAGCACATACTCAATCAGCGTCAGCGGCGTAGACGGATTCAGCACCACTCCGGCCTGCTTGCCCAGTTCCTTAATCTGGCAGAGGGTGCGGTGCAGGTGGGGAGAGGCATTGTGTTCGGCGTGGACGGAGATAATGTCGGCTCCGGCTTTGGCGAAATCTGCCACGTATTTTTCTGGCTCCACAATCATCAGATGCACGTCCAGCGGCTTTTGGGTGTAGGGACGAATCGCGTCTACGATCAGCGGGCCGATGGTGATGTTGGGGACAAAGCGACCGTCCATCACGTCTACGTGAATCCAGTCGGCTCCGGCCTGGTCAACCGCTTTGATTTCATCACCCAGGCGACTGAAGTCGGCAGATAAAATCGACGGGGCAATGACGATGGGCTTTTGTGAAGTAGGCAGGGTCATGGCGGCGGGTTCTCCTGGGTTTGATTTGGTATCAATTTTAACAAAGCTCATCCATCAGTCCAGACCCTTTGCAAAGAGGTTCAGGGACAATTCTTAAGGCTTTATAAAAAAGCTGTCTACAAGAAGCTTTATACAAAATGGAGAGTCGCGCAACTGCTCATCGAGAAATTTTCTGAGAAACTTTCTGAGAACTTTAGTTTGGACTAACTGGCATCACAATAATGCTCAACAGGATGCCATAAAGAATCTGCTCAACCGTTCATAACAGTTGAACTTAAGGAATTGGATACAATCCTGCTCGCAGTTAAGCTGCTGTTGCAACCGGACTGTTCAGGGATTGTTCGGATGTCTTGCGTTTCGAGGCTCGTTTTTTGACCATCGGATAGCAGGGACGAGGAGTTGGCTTGTGCCCCTTGCCTCGTCCTGGCGATTTACCACGAGGTTTAGGCGCAGGAGCAGGGGTGCCAATCGCTGCCAAAATGCCTGCAAACGCTTGTGCGACCCGACCCGGAGTCAACGTTTCTTGCGGTGCCTGCCAGGGCAAGGGGTGGTCAGTACAGTCCTTTCGCGCTAACCACAACTGCCAACTGAGCAACGGCATCAGGCTGCTCCACTGTTCGGTTGCCGATACAGAACTGAACTGGGGATGTGTCCAATATAGCCTCTGCTTGGCAAAGCGATACCAGTGTTCAATGGCAAAGCGACGGAGGTAGTGCAACCACAGGGTTTCTAACGGAGGCATCTGCTCACCCAGCCAAACTAACCACAAAGGAGCCAAGCGTCGCGTGCTGCTCTGTGTCTCCAGCACCTCCACGCGCAACACTTCCATTGCCCGTTTGGGGGATTTGCGGAAATGGTATGCACTCCAACGACTGACCCGCACTCGTCCCCAGTTGGGATCATCGACTTCAACGGTTTCGACCGGGACACTCCAAGTGTCAGGGTCATTGAGTTTCATCTTATGTCCATGCTTGGCAGGTGCGCCTCGCCCTCGATACGCTGGGGGCGCGCCATAGACACATCGATTGGATGTAACCCGCAGCAGCAAGTCTGCCTCAATCCCTGCCGTTTGGTTGACAAAACTGGCATTGCCGTACCCTCGGTCGTAGATCGCCAACGGACGCACCGCTAACTGCCGAGTCACTTGTTTGAGTTGGAATGCCGCTTTACTGGCGGGTGTTTCAAAGCTGGTGATGCGCTCATGCCGCAATGGTAATGCCCAACTGCCCCTGTCTTCAGCAATCCAGGCTAAGGTACTGTAGTTTTGTCCGGCTATCGGGGCATGTCCTGTTCTGCCTGATAAGGTGCGGTCTTTCAAACGCCTGGCAGCAGGACGGTTCCACCGACTCGCATCACCTGCCAACAACGGTTGCTGCTGAGTCGGTATCTGCTGCACCAACAGCTTCAGCACCTTTGATCGGGGTAGGCGGCTATCGCGCAACGCTTCATAGGTGCTCGACCACTGGCGACGAAAGACAGGACTCTGCGATAGCCTCACAAACGACACGATGCACGCACTCACTAACACGGCATCCATCAGATCAAACAGGGCATCTCTGGCGTTTCCCAAGCTGGCATACAACGTTTGGCGAAATTGCTGAAGTTCGTTGAAAATCATGGGGTCAATGTTGGTTGTACTTCATTGACCTTACGGCAGTCGGTGCTTCTCATTGACTGCCTTCCTCTTCACCATTAGTCCAAACTAAAGTGAGAAATTTTCATTGAGAAATTCGAGAAATTTGCCGCTCGCCGCTTACCCAGCCTTGGATTCTGGCAGACGCTTCTGAATAAAGCCTTATAAAGCCCTGAAACCAGCCCTGGAAAAGCTAGAGGCTAGCTCTTGCACATGACACAGTCTTGGGATGCAGTCGCCCTTGGAACGGGGTGCAGTCCTTCGGTTGGCGGCACGGGCGAATCTGCCAGGACGGTGTAGATTTCCCACGGTGCGCCGTCGGGGTCGTGAACCCAAGCCTTATCTTGCAGCGCATAGCAACAGTTGGTTTGCGGTTCGGGCACAGTGGCCAGGTCGAGTTGCGCGAGGCGATCGCCCGCCATCTTCACATCCTCCGACGTTTCCACCTGCACACCCAGATGGTTGAGCCGCTCCGTCGCGTTGGGATTTTCAATCAGCACCAGCTTCAGCGGCGGCTGGGCGATCGCAAAGTTGGCATAGCCGGGCCGCCGCTTGGCAGGTTCGGTGCCAAACAGCTTGCTATAGAACACAACGGCTTCATCAATGTTGCTCACATTCAGCGCCAGTTGTACGCGAGA
The Thermoleptolyngbya sichuanensis A183 DNA segment above includes these coding regions:
- the hemB gene encoding porphobilinogen synthase; amino-acid sequence: MFPIQRPRRLRSHPQLRRMVSETVLNTSDLIYPLFAVPGEGMATEVRSMPGVYQLSIDKIVEEAKEVYDLGIPAIILFGIPADKDTDATGAWHDHGIVQLAATAVKEAVPDLIVIVDTCLCEYTSHGHCGYLEVGDLTGRVLNDPTLELLKKTAVSQAKAGADIIAPSGMMDGFVKAIREGLDEGGFQDIPILSYAAKYASAYYGPFRDAAESSPQFGDRRTYQMDPGNRREALKEIELDIAEGADMLMVKPALSYMDIIWQVKQASNLPVAAYNVSGEYAMIKAAALNGWIDEQRVVLETLTSFKRAGADLILTYHAKDAARWLASGS
- a CDS encoding SDR family oxidoreductase — its product is MASIQNQIVLITGASSGIGAACAHFFAEAGARLILVARRLERLEELAAALKTQFGTETLLLQLDVGDRPRVESTLSALPKDWAAVDILVNNAGLSRGLDKLHEGQVQDWEEMIDTNVKGLLYVTRAILPGMVQRDRGHVINIGSIAGHQPYPGGNVYCATKAAVKSLTECLKLDLLGTAVRITSIDPGMVETEFSEVRFHGDGDRARKVYQGLTPLTAEDIADVVLYCATRPAHVNINDVILMPVAQASTTMAHRRP
- a CDS encoding DUF2301 domain-containing membrane protein, whose translation is MTHTLAEPEVYQGQFGEFTITKGDRLGVVLYRAALMVAALCFDVGTGLVLGRGDDPTVLRWLSPLYTLFSLALGASLLLIHIYMKPLHRALQAFWLVGAIAAIAVAHLYPEPFVQSVYLHPQTLLGVGFTFAALTGIFFKEAFCFNRLETKLLTPLVPLLLLGHLAGVLSPGIESKLLLVWAILMLIFAVRKCVQAIPPDIGDKSVFEYLRQESQVAKSAKSAD
- a CDS encoding polysaccharide lyase; protein product: MTQVQARFPRWAIALLAAATSCSYTPLAVSGTANLTDAAPSAESSHPTLLSRATTQSRVLWRGNFGQGWEQRWGVQTRGGFGPQNRQIASERGGTHPLFLRVRYPQGSISPGAVSRYNVPLGGSQFFARLPIGPQEAVRLSYAVRFSSNFSFVRGGKLPGLYGGRGNTGGSIPNGTDGFSTRFMWRQNGAGEVYAYLPTSRGYGTSIGRGNWRFSTGVWHRIDQEVTLNTPGQANGRIRVWFNGRQVLDKQGVTFRTVPELQIDGILFSTFFGGEDPSWATPRSVHADFADFVVYSVL
- a CDS encoding NF041680 family putative transposase; the protein is MIFNELQQFRQTLYASLGNARDALFDLMDAVLVSACIVSFVRLSQSPVFRRQWSSTYEALRDSRLPRSKVLKLLVQQIPTQQQPLLAGDASRWNRPAARRLKDRTLSGRTGHAPIAGQNYSTLAWIAEDRGSWALPLRHERITSFETPASKAAFQLKQVTRQLAVRPLAIYDRGYGNASFVNQTAGIEADLLLRVTSNRCVYGAPPAYRGRGAPAKHGHKMKLNDPDTWSVPVETVEVDDPNWGRVRVSRWSAYHFRKSPKRAMEVLRVEVLETQSSTRRLAPLWLVWLGEQMPPLETLWLHYLRRFAIEHWYRFAKQRLYWTHPQFSSVSATEQWSSLMPLLSWQLWLARKDCTDHPLPWQAPQETLTPGRVAQAFAGILAAIGTPAPAPKPRGKSPGRGKGHKPTPRPCYPMVKKRASKRKTSEQSLNSPVATAA
- a CDS encoding ArsI/CadI family heavy metal resistance metalloenzyme: MSRVQLALNVSNIDEAVVFYSKLFGTEPAKRRPGYANFAIAQPPLKLVLIENPNATERLNHLGVQVETSEDVKMAGDRLAQLDLATVPEPQTNCCYALQDKAWVHDPDGAPWEIYTVLADSPVPPTEGLHPVPRATASQDCVMCKS
- the rpe gene encoding ribulose-phosphate 3-epimerase, which encodes MTLPTSQKPIVIAPSILSADFSRLGDEIKAVDQAGADWIHVDVMDGRFVPNITIGPLIVDAIRPYTQKPLDVHLMIVEPEKYVADFAKAGADIISVHAEHNASPHLHRTLCQIKELGKQAGVVLNPSTPLTLIEYVLEVCDLVLIMSVNPGFGGQSFIPAVVPKIRKLREMCAERGLDPWIEVDGGLKVNNTWQVLEAGANAIVAGSAVFGAKDYAEAIEGIRHSKRPEPALATA